From Thamnophis elegans isolate rThaEle1 chromosome 12, rThaEle1.pri, whole genome shotgun sequence, one genomic window encodes:
- the EXOC3L2 gene encoding exocyst complex component 3-like protein 2, with the protein MPVLKNPHQLKAAGRGPGDGGGGGSCSGTLILAEESPGANPFEEDLEENEEDSFLGGISPGRERTFPGGNRADFERGLFSGSSGDPFRRRATLEKLVGLSPFRLSRSRKSGEKRSPGGEQGSDQRSFLERMRLPLMEGNPGQRGPEKKKTRRCSDDFSLLQRLNGRRKEGLYGSDCSPTEENGGGDTAKRGSFLKIGLGSKVRRTSLVEKSNQAEGSEAAPAAEKSEPKPKEPLSVLEIFHLIHQRDLRLADRHIVELEAECAQEGSGKDGSRKAKDVGLLYEALQKELWAVLAEALAAKSTYPPLEQLVQVIEQEEEADRRWRQAQGDSAGGPVPRPRKMKQQWAEAVDRLVGQKLCQCMEGRGGTIATQMDRLAKCTVEDLNRVRDHLLQAYPKEYQAFGVYLGSYHRGLARCLAEGVQKQLSLSELYFVLDWNSNIYQREVLSRPEISGLVKPQELGPLLSSEMQQSLEEDCIAAVKVAITKDVSQELQKEEERWAQEDKENSFQFDLSSKVILVLKGHVDKAPRITEDFGRRVAHCCLASLAEFLQSFQKKVEKFHEGQVVSSLSPESYMGRTIMLVNCCPPFRDYLEHLAKFGHPDSEAAKRQAGLSLDRVTRLCNRVLADQLFQSLKPYFYKLMKRKWLNNPEAFSTIMALLAEHAQKLRRMKLGPYQMLVREVHRRVLIEYVRPLMRVRIICSSSKMRAKVAHRLRSEAKQLQEFFIQLESSSSWLDSVVPHLAGILELEDTPAIQMEVAFLARAFPDVQKKHLSALLDVRGLQSQAQRQLILAALESLELEGAETGICQDRAFFSEISTGEVFCVRVQLHRLSHFGFACFSRMRQRPPRPQHQSRALREEEEEAQL; encoded by the exons ATGCCGGTCCTCAAGAACCCCCATCAGCTGAAGGCGGCCGGCAGAGGCCCCGGGGATGGAGGCGGGGGCGGCAGCTGCAGCGGGACGCTGATCCTGGCCGAGGAGAGCCCGGGGGCCAACCCTTTTGAGGAGGACCTGGAGGAGAACGAGGAGGACTCCTTCCTCGGGGGCATCTCTCCCGGTCGAGAGAGGACCTTCCCGGGGGGGAACAGGGCAGACTTTGAGCGGGGCCTCTTCAGCGGCAGCTCCGGGGACCCCTTCAGGCGCCGGGCCACCCTGGAGAAGCTGGTGGGACTGAGCCCCTTCCGTCTGAGCAGGAGCCGCAAGAGCGGGGAGAAGCGCTCACCCGGGGGCGAGCAGGGCTCTGACCAGCGCTCCTTCCTGGAGCGCATGAGGCTGCCCCTGATGGAGGGCAACCCAGGCCAGCGGGGGCCCGAGAAGAAGAAGACGCGTCGCTGCTCGGACGACTTCAGCCTGCTGCAGCGGCTGAACGGGCGCCGCAAGGAAGGCCTCTACGGCTCGGACTGCAGCCCGACGGAGGAGAACGGTGGGGGGGACACTGCCAAGCGCGGCTCCTTCCTGAAGATCGGGCTGGGGAGTAAGGTGCGCCGGACGTCCCTGGTGGAGAAGTCCAACCAGGCGGAGGGCTCGGAGGCGGCCCCGGCGGCCGAGAAGAGTGAGCCTAAGCCCAAGGAGCCGCTCTCGG TCCTGGAGATCTTTCACCTGATCCACCAGCGGGATCTCCGCCTGGCAGACCGGCACATTGTGGAGCTGGAGGCCGAGTGCGCCCAGGAGGGCAGCGGGAAGGACGGCAGCCGGAAGGCCAAGGACGTGGGCCTGCTCTACGAGGCCCTGCAGAAGGAGCTCTGGGCGGTGCTGGCCGAGGCGCTGGCTGCCAAGAGCACCTACCCGCCCCTGGAGCAGCTGGTGCAGGTAAtcgagcaggaggaggaggccgaCCGCAGATGGCGCCAGGCCCAGGGAGACTCCGCGGGGGGACCCGTTCCCCGCCCCCGCAAGATGAAGCAGCAATGGGCCGAGGCGGTGGACCGGCTGGTGGGCCAGAAGCTGTGCCAGTGCATGGAGGGCCGGGGGGGCACCATCGCCACGCAGATGGACCGGCTGGCCAAGTGCACGGTGGAGGACCTGAACAGAGTGAGGGACCACCTGCTGCAGGCCTACCCCAAGGAGTACCAGGCCTTTGGCGTCTACCTGGGCAGCTACCACCGGGGCCTGGCCCGCTGCCTGGCCGAAGGGGTCCAGAAGCAGCTGAGCCTCTCCGAGCTCTACTTCGTCTTGGACTGGAACAGCAACATCTACCAAAG GGAGGTCCTCAGCCGGCCAGAGATCTCCGGCCTGGTCAAGCCCCAGGAGCTCGGACCCCTCCTGTCTTCAGAAATGCAGCAGAGTCTGGAGGAGGACTGCATTGCCGCCGTGAAG GTGGCGATCACCAAGGACGTGAGCCAAGAgctgcagaaggaggaggagcggTGGGCGCAGGAAGACAAGGAGAACAGCTTTCAGTTCGACTTGTCCAGCAAAGTCATCTTG GTGCTGAAGGGGCATGTCGACAAAGCCCCACGAATCACGGAGGACTTTGGAAGGAGGGTGGCCCACTGCTGCCTGGCCAGCCTGGCGGAGTTCTTGCAGAG TTTCCAGAAGAAGGTGGAAAAGTTTCACGAAGGCCAAGTGGTCAGCAGCCTCAGCCCCGAGAGTTACATGGGCCGGACCATCATGCTGGTCAACTGCTGCCCTCCCTTCAG GGACTACCTGGAGCACCTGGCCAAGTTTGGCCACCCGGACAGCGAGGCTGCAAAGCGGCAGGCTGGCTTGTCCCTCGACCGGGTGACCCGGCTGTGCAACCGCGTGCTGGCTGACCAGCTCTTCCAAAGCCTCAAG ccctacTTCTACAAGCTGATGAAGAGGAAATGGCTGAACAACCCCGAGGCCTTCTCCACCATCATGGCTCTCCTGGCGGAGCACGCCCAGAAGCTGCGGAGGATGAAGCTGGGCCCCTACCAG atGCTGGTGAGGGAGGTCCACCGGCGGGTGCTGATCGAGTACGTCCGGCCGCTGATGCGAGTGCGGATCATCTGCAGCTCTTCCAAGATGAGGGCCAAGGTGGCCCACCGGCTGCGGAGCGAGGCCAAGCAGCTGCAGGAGTTCTTCATCCAGCTG gaatcctcctcctcctggctggACTCCGTGGTGCCCCACCTGGCTGGGATCCTGGAGCTGGAAGACACGCCGGCCATCCAGATGGAAGTGGCCTTCCTGGCCAGGGCCTTTCCTGACGTGCA AAAGAAGCATCTATCGGCCCTCCTGGATGTCCGGGGCCTGCAGAGCCAAGCCCAGCGGCAGCTCATCCTGGCCGCCTTGGAGAGCCTGGAGCTGGAGGGGGCCGAGACGGGCATCTGCCAAGACCGGGCCTTCTTCTCCGAGATCTCCACCGGCGAAGTCTTCTGCGTCCGCGTGCAGCTGCACCGCCTCTCGCACTTCGGCTTCGCCTGCTTCTCCCGGATGCGCCAGAGGCCCCCCCGCCCGCAGCACCAGAGCAGGGCgctgagagaggaggaggaggaagctcaGCTGTGA